GAATGCCAGTATTGAATCCATTCGGCGGGTAGAGCACTTAACTGGAAAGAAAGTGTCATTTATTAAGGGAGATATTCAAGACAAAACGGCTTTGACGTCACTTTTTAATGAACACGCTATTGATGCGGTTATACACTTTGCGGCATTAAAAGCAGTGGGTGAATCTTCTACTATCCCTCTAGAGTATTATCAAAACAATGTTCACGGAACATTATGTTTGTTAGAAGTTATGGCAAACCTAAACATTAATCATTTTATTTTTTCCTCGTCAGCGACAGTGTACGGTGGGGAAAATGCTGTACCTTATGAAGAAAGTATGCCGTTAGGTGAAGCGTCTAGCCCTTATGGAGCGAGTAAAGTGATGATTGAGCGAGTGTTAAAAGATCTTGCACAATCAAATTTAGATTTTCGCGCAGTGTGTTTACGTTATTTTAACCCAATCGGTGCCCATGAGAGTGGACAAATTGGTGAAGATCCTAAAGGTATTCCAAATAATTTATTACCTTATGTTGCACAGGTTGCGGTTGGAAAGCGTGAGCGTTTACAGGTTTTTGGTGATGATTATTCTACCCAAGATGGTACGTGCGAGCGTGATTATCTGCACGTCATGGATTTAGCGGAAGGGCATGTAGCAGCAGTCAATTGGTTGCAGAAAAATAGTGAATTTACTGGTGTTGAAGCTTTTAATTTGGGTACCGGTAAAGCGGTGTCTGTATTAAGCATCATCAAGGCGTTTGAACAGGCAAGCCAGCAAAAAGTACCTTATACTATTGCACCACGTCGTCATGGTGATTTACCTGCATTTTGGGCAAATGCTGAAAAGGCTAATAAACAACTTGGCTGGCGAGCCACACGTGATTTAACACAAATGATGACCGACACTTGGCGTTGGCAATCGAACAACCCAGAAGGATATCCAAAGTAAGGCAGGAAGTTTAGTGCATTTTGAGCGGCAATTAATTCAGTTAATAATTGTTATGTTATAACAATTGAGACGAATGGTAGTATTTTCTTGTTAGAAAGCACTGAACTTAAGTGAAAATTCCTTTATTATCTATGGGCTATTTTTCTTTGTTGTACTTTATTCAATAATATACACCAAAGAAAAATAGCCCTAGTACTGCGCACGTTCTGAAATGTGCGTAACCTCAAGTAGTGAGCAGGAATAACTATGATAAAAAAAACCATAACATTGGCAGCTTTGCTTGTATGTACCGCATCATTATCGGCGTACGGTTCAGTGAAGCAAACCAAAGGGAGCTTTGAAGATAAGTTCCGCCAGTTAGATGAAGTGTTACCAACACCTAATGTATACCGTAACGCAGCCGGCGAACCGGGCCATCAATATTGGCAACAACAAGTTGATTATAAAATAAACGTAACGCTTGACGAAGAAAAGCGTCGTTTAGAAGGAACAGAAGAAATTGTTTATGTGAATAATTCACCTGATTCATTGAAATACCTTTGGTTACAATTAGACCAAAATATTTTCAAGCAAGATTCATTAAGTGAGTTATCTACCACATTCAGAGGCAATAAAGCATCAGGCGGAAAAATTAGCTTGTCTGCGTTGCGTCGTCAGCAATTTATTGGCGATTCAGAATTAGGCTATACCATTAATAATGTAAAAGATGGCCGCGGTAATACCTTAAATTACGTGATTGTTGGTACCAACATGCGTATTGATTTACCTAAGCCATTAAAGCCAGGGCAAAAAACATCGTTTTCATTAGACTTTGGGTTTAACATTGTAGAAGAAGATGCTGTTTCGGCGCGTTCAGGCTATGAGCATTTTCCTGACGATGCTCGTGAAGGTGGTAATGATATCTTCTTATTAGCTCAATGGTACCCACGTTTACATGCTTATACCGATTATGAAGCTTGGACAAATAAAGAGTTTCTAGGTCGCGGTGAATTTACCTTAGAGTTTGGTGATTATGAAGTCAATATGACAGTACCGGCTGATCACATTGTATCATCAACGGGTGTGTTAGCTAACCCTAAACAAGTATTAACGAAAGAACAGCGTAAGCGTTTAGAAAAATCAAAAGACGCAGAGCGAATTGTTTTCATTGTGACGGAAGAAGAAGCGTTAGAAAACGAAAAAGCTGGTACAGATAAAACTAAAACGTGGAAATTTAAAGCAAATAACGTACGTGATTTTGCTTGGGCATCGTCACGTAAGTTTATGTGGGACGCTCGCGGCTTTAAACAAGATAATGATGAAACTCCACTTGTGATGGCAATGTCTTTCTATCCTAAAGAAGGTGGTGACTTGTGGAAGAAATATTCGACTGAATCTATTATTCACACCATGGATGTTTATAACCGATTCTCATTTGATTACCCGTACCCAACAGCTCAGTCGGTTAACGGCCCTGTTGGTGGTATGGAATATCCAATGATCACATTTAATGGTCCGCGTACTGAATTACGAGATGACGGTAGCCGCACATATTCACAAGCTGAAAAACGTTTTTTGATCGGCGTGGTTATTCATGAAATTGGTCATATTTATTTCCCTATGGTCGTTAACTCTGATGAGCGTCAGTGGACATGGATGGACGAAGGTTTAAACAGCTTTTTAGATGGTGTTGCTGGTCGAGAATGGGATCCAATGATTCCATGGGGTGTAGAGCCTCGTGATATCACAGGTTACATGAAGTCTTCAAACCAAGTGCCTATTATGACGCAATCTGATAGTGTTTTACGTTTAGGACCAAATGCCTATACTAAACCAGCTGCAGCATTAAACATTTTACGTGAAACGATCCTAGGTCGTGAACTATTTGATTTTGCTTTTAAAGAATATGCACAGCGTTGGAAGTTTAAACGCCCAACACCATCGGATTTCTTCCGTACAATGGAAGAAGCATCAGGGGTTGATTTAGATTGGTTCTGGCGTGGCTGGTTCTACTCGACCGATCATGTTGATATTTCATTAGACCGCGTTTATAAACTGCGCATGGATACTAAAGATCCTGACATTGACTTTGCACGTGAGCGTCAACAAGAATTAGACAAGCCTAAATCTTTAACTGACGAGCGCAACAAAGCAGAAGGTCAAAAATTATGGGTTGAGCGCTTTTCAGATATCACTGATTTTTATGACGAAAATGATCGCTTCACCGTGACTAATAAAGAACGTAATAAATATCAGAAATTCCTTAAAGGCCTTAAAGATTGGGAACGTGAAGTTTTCACTCGTGCGGTAAAAGAAGATAAAAACTACTATGTTTTAGACTTTTCTAATAAAGGTGGTTTAGTTATGCCTATTATTTTAGAGTTATCATTTGAAGATGGTAGTAAAGAAATGATGCGCATTCCTGCTGAAATTTGGCGACGTACACCTAAAGCGGTTAGTAAGTTAATTGTCACTGACAAAAATAAAAACCTAGTGGGTGTAACAGTTGATCCTCGTTGGGAAACAGCAGACGTTGATGTAGAGAATAACCACTACCCACGTCGCATTATTCCTTCGCGTATTGAAAGTTATAAGCGTAAAAAGTCATCAGCAAAAGTGAGCCGAGATATCATGCATGATATTAAAACGGAACTTAAAACAGACGATGATGAAAAAGATCAAGAAAAAGGTAACTAATTAGGTTTTATATGAAATTTATCACTAAAAGCTTAATAATCTGCTTGTTTTTGTTCAGTAATGTTATTTTTGCACATCAACAAAAAGCGGCGATAAGTACTGTGTTATTTAATCCAAACACAGAAAATATTGAAGTAAGTCATCGCTTTTATTTACATGATGCAGAGCATGCTGTTAAACATATTTTTGGTAAAAACGCTGATATTATTCAATCTAAACAAACACAACAACGTTTTTTTGAATATGTGATGTCGCGTTTTTCATTGAAAGACGATAAAGGAAATACTATTGATTTAGGCCCCGTGGGTTTTGAAGTTGATGGTAAATTCTTTTGGGTTTACCAAGAAACAAAACAACCTGTATTGTTGAGCGGGCTTACTATTGAACATACAGCATTGCGTGATATTTGGCCTAGCCAAACAAATACTGTGAATGTAGAAGGTAAGGGTGATGTTAAAACTGCCACGTTTAATGGTAGTGTTGAAGTTGCTAAGATCGAATTTCATTAATTTGATATTGATGTAAAAAGCCGCTAGGTGTTACGCATCTAGCGGCTTTTTTGATCCTGTAATTAAAAGGGTCAGGTACAATATTCAATGATTGAATATTGTACCTGACCCCTTTAATTATTTAATTAGGCTAATTAGATAAAGTTAATCTACACTGAGAGCTTTATTAACATATCAAGGATGATATATGGCAAGGTTACCTAGGATAGATTTACCAAATATTCCGCAACACATTATTCAACGTGGCAACAACCGTCAAGCATGCTTTTATCATGAAAAAGACTTTAAAGCCTACTTAAACTGGCTTAAGTATTATTCGTTGAAAGAAGATGTGGCAATACATGCATGGGTCTTAATGACCAACCACGTGCATTTATTATGCACTCCAAAAAAGCCTAAGGCTGTTAGTTTTATGATGCAAGGATTGGGGAGACGCTACGTTCAATACTTCAATTATAGTCACCAAAGAACTGGAACTTTATGGGAAGGTCGATACAAATCTTGTTTAGTGCAAAATAGCAACTACTTACTAGAAGTTTATCGTTATATAGAATTAAACCCTGTGCGAGCAGGTATGGTCGATAACCCTACTGATTACCCTTGGTCAAGCTATCAAATAAACGCATTGGGTAAGGTATCTAGTTTAGTTTCTTATCATGATCAATATTTGACCCTAGCTCAATCTGATACAGAAAGGCAGGTATAGTATATGGCGCTGTTTGAAGAAAAAATGACTGATATTAATGAACAAACAATAAGGAAGTCGGTAAACAAAGGATTAGTTCTTGGAGACGATAAGTTTAAATCTACTATTGTAGCTTTGACAGGGAATAGAGTGAATTCAGGATGTAGAGGAAGACCAAGAAGTGCTATTGATGATTAACAATTTAAATGTACCTGACCCCTTTTATTTTGGGGTAGGTACATTATTTTGAGTTATTTTAATACTGAGATTTCTATGCTACTTGCTTGATCAGCTTGATGATAAATTCGATGATCTGCTTTAACAAAATCCGCTTCTGTTGCTTTGAATATGTTGTCTACATAATTTTGAGGATTACGATCCAAAAATGGAAACATGCTGCTTTGCACCATTATCTGTAACTTATGGCCACGCTTAAAGGTATGCATAACATCATAAAGTTCAAAATTAACTGGAGTGACTTCATTCGCAGTAAAGGGTTTAGGGTCACTCATTGAGTCTCTAAATCTTCCTCGAATTGAGCCCCAGCGAACAAGTTCATGACGATTACCAAGCTTTTTATCTAACTTATTGCTGTTTTCACTTTTTGCTGGAAACACATCAACCAGTTTTACGATAAGATCAGCAGCTGTTTGAGAAGTACTAAATTTCAATTTGAGCTCGATATTACCTGATAACGTTAAATCTTCTTTTAACGGCTCTGTTTCAAAAATTAATACATCTGGGCGACGTGCAGCAAAGCGTTGATCTTCTGTCATATATGGGCGATCCCAACCGCGACCAATTGCTTTTGAGTGTGGTACTGGTTTATTTGGATCACTAATATATTCAGAAAAACTTTTTTTAGTCGTAGGTTTATCTTTACTGATGCTTTCACCAGCGGTTAAGTATAGCGTTTGTTTTCTAACGGCTTTAGGCGGCCAAGTATCGAAACGATGCCAACGGTTAGCACCAGTATCGAAAATAGTCGCTTTTGCAAGATTGGCACTGTCGCTTGCTTTTAAATGCTCGGTAAAGAAAGGTAACAATATATGCTTTTGAAACCACTTACTGGTATTAAAGCCGTTATCAGCTTCACCCATTTTTGAGCCGTCACCTCGGTTCCACTGTCCGTGATACCAAGGGCCCATTACCAGTTGCACATTGTCTTTTTTATTGCCTTGAGACATGGTTTGATAGGTTTCTAACGGACCATACAAGTCTTCTGTATCGTACCAGCCACCCACAACTAAAGTGGCAGGTTTTGTTTTACCTAAATGCTGCAATACGTCACGTGACTGCCAATAGTCATCGTAATTTGGGTGAGCTGCAAGAGCATCCCAAAATGGACGTTTATGTTTAAAATATTTTTTGTTTACATTCGATAACGGGCCTAAGTCTAAAAAGAACTGATAACCATCATGTGTTGCCATATCTTGACCTTTAGGCCAATAACCATGTTTTTCATCTGGAAAATTATCGAATGTGTCGAAAAAGACAAAAGCCATAGGTAAAACAAAGGCACCATTACGATGAAAATCATCAAAGAACCAGTCAGCAATTGGTGCTTGAGGTGAAATCGCTTTTAATGCTGGGTGAGCATTTATAGAAGCAACTGAGGTGTAGTAACCTGGATAAGAAACACCCCACATGCCAAATTTACCATTGTTGTTATCAAGGTTATTGAGCAACCATTCGATACTATCGTATGTATCGGTAGCATCATCAGTTGCTTTTTTACCGCGTTGATAAGCATTTTGCGGACGCATATTGTCGTATTCTCCCTCTGAACGGAAGCGACCTCTGACATCTTGAAAAACAAAAATAAAGCCTTCTTTTTCAAACGCCTCAGATGGGCCTAATCGAGTGCGATATTTATCTACACCGTATGGTCCAACAGAATATGGGGTGCGTTGCATTAAAACAGGGTATGTTTTTGATACATCGTATGGGGTATAGACAACAGTAAAAAGAGTTTTTCCGTCACGCATTGGAACTTCATATTCGTATTTTGCATAATTTTCACGAATATATTCAGCGCGTTTATCACCGCTGCTGTCGTAAGCTAAAGCGGTCATTGTGCTAGTAATAAAAAGCACCACAACCAGTATGAATTTTCTAAACATAATAAGGCATCTCGTATTGTTGTTTTTGTAAACGAAATTATTGTTACAAGTATGTACTGTATAGGCAAGTGGCAGGCATACCATTCAACAGGTAAAACCCTACCATTCAACGCATTAATGTTAAGGCAGTGAATGAATAACCAAGTAGTAGTCTTTAAGTGAACACGTTATTAGGAGGGTTGTTCTCTTTGTAGCCCTTTTATGTAGAAAACTATACTTCAATTGCTACGCTTCAATTAAATTACGTTTAGTTAGACCCAAAGGGTAGTGTTTTTTGTCATTTATACGTCGTTATTGCTTTTTCATGTGGAATAACTACACATTAATCACAATGCTTGGTCTAAATACCAATAAACGGCTGCAAAAATAAACGCGAAAGATCAACAGATCCTAGTCACAGATCAAATAAGTGATTTAAGAAATTATTTCAATACAGCCTGTAGAATTTACATAAGTTTGTATAACAAATATAAATTGCAATCAATGAATATGCTTTATAGCCTATTAAACCAGTACTTAAAAAAGAATCGATCATGGTATAGCCATTGCACCTGTATGTTTGACTCACAAAATAGAGTGAGAAATTTTAATTAAATATTGGAGAGTACTATGGCTAGTCAAGCAACGAAAGCACAGAGTGAAAACAGTGAATCAAAAACGACTAAAGGTAACGGATCATCTCCTATTGCAAATAAACTTACTGAGTCGTTACATCAATCTGTAGATCATTTAGGTGAGCAAGCAGCTAAAACTGAAGAATCGCTAAGAAAAAACGCGACTAATTCAGCAAATTCAATGAAAGATAAGCAAGTAAAAGTGCAAAGTATGTGGAATCAATCGGCAGTAGGTCGATACACACAAGAACATCCTGTGGCCTCAGCGGGTATTGCTTTTGCAGCTGGAATGCTACTGACTAGCTTACTTAAGAGAAAGTAACGGATGAATAATAACGCTGAACATCAAGCTCAAGAAAGTGCAACGTCTGCGAATGACGTTGCACTTTCAGAGATATTATCTGCATGGCAAGAAGTATTAACTGTTTATAAATTGCAGATACTAAAAGCGGGTGATCTTGTTGGCTCAGAAATTAAACTCAGTATTAAAGCGATGACTTTAAGTTTAATAGGCTTATTGGTGTTAGTTGGTATTGGTTTAATCATGTGGATAACCGTTTGTCTAACCATTGCCTATGCTGTATTTACCTTTGGAGGTCATTGGTTGTTGATTCCCGCTACAGTATTGTTGATTAATGCAATTGTGGCTTGGATAAGCTTTAAATTGTATAAGCAAAGTAAATCGGCGATAGGGTTACCGTATGCAAAGTCGTTGTTGGTGAATTCAGAATCTGAGGAGTAAGCTATGTTTGATCTGCTAAAAAAGCATAAAGCAAATGTTCAGTATATATATGATGATTATCAAATTGTTACATCGTATAAAAGGATGAGCATAGAGCAAGCGAAAAATAAAAGCTTATACGTTATCGGTTCGCCAAAAGGACTAGCTGCCAGTTTTGCCGCAGGTTCAGTGGCTGGTTTACCGTCTTCTTCGCATCAGCGTTTATTACCTTTGATCAAGTTGTTTGTGTTTTAATTGATACTTGTTCTGAAGACGGTAAATTTGCCATTTATCTATTTATTTTCAACATGTTTTTTAAAATTGTTCAGGATCATTTTCCATCCTTGTTTCTGTTGTTCTAGAGTGCTTTCATCTTCTGTTTGAAAGGTTTCTTTAACGGTTGTGCCGTTGTCGGTTTCAATGAACTCAACCGATACAGTACGTCCATCATTCAGGGTAAAATTAATTGCCTCAAAAGCAATTATTTTGCTAAATTCCCCTGAAAAATCAAAGGCCATGGAGTTATCTTTCGCTGCCATACGATAGTTAAATTGACCTCCTTCCTTAAAGTCTATTTCCGCGTTAGGACAGCACCAATCATCGTTGGCAAAATTCCAACATTTAATGTCTTCTGGTGTCACCCATGCATGCCAAGTCTTGCTTAATGGCATATTCACAGTTGTTTCTATAACTACGTTCATGTTATCTCCTCTGTATTAGATTTAAGTGTACGCTAAGCCAAAATCAGGCTTTGTGTATTAGTCGAACGTAGTAATGGTAAATCGACATGTTATGCTAATTATTTTTATCAAGGTCTGTCGACCTTTCGAGATTAAAGATTGCATAGAAGTGTTGGAACAGGTTTAGTCTTAATTCTTCATATTGTTATATTTCGTGTTCACAAGTGCTGTGTTTTTTTATGATTATTTTTTTAAGGTGATTTTTTATTAACCTTTGTTCAAAATAAAGTGCCACAAAACTGCCTACACCAAAAGAGGTAAAGCTAAGTACAATAAAAAGAAGACTGAATATTGAGCCTTGAGTAATGTAATTCAGGTATAAATTGAAAGGGAGCACGATTAATAAAAAGCCAACGACTTTAATAAACTCACGAAATAATTTGGTATTTTCTTTTGCTTCAACAATATAATTTTCAATGAGTTCATGAGAAGTATCGTTAACTTGAGGGAAGGTTTTGCGTATCCAGCGTGAATAATTCAAAAAGTAATCCTTTTAATTCAGTTCGTTTAACAGTGCTATTATAGAAAATAAAAGAGATCGTAACAACGATGTACGTAAGTCAACAGTTCTCGTAATTCGATGTTCAGTCGACGCGTTTTAATGCTTGCTGTAACGAAGCTTGTATAGCTTTTAGCTTGGGATTTTTACTGTTACTGGTGATGGCATATAGGTTATGTATAAAACTTCTTGTGTTATGAAGCTTTGCTAGGCCTTGCTCGCTTTGATAAACGTTTTGCCAGTTCTCAAAGGGGGCAGGAGATGTTACGGAAGTTAACCAATTAGCGAATTCATTAGCAGAAAGCTTGTTTTGCAAAATAATATAAACAACCGGCATGGCTAAGCGTTTAGGCTCCCCAAAAGTATAGAAGGTGTTTGTAGGAGTAATTTGTTGCTTTATTGCAGTTAATATCTGCTGATGCTGAGCTTTAGTAACTTGTTTATTAAGTGCAAGTTGTAAGAAAATATCAGCCGTATGGGCAACATTGTGTCGCCAGCCTTCTTGTTCGTTAAATCCTCGGTAATCTGAAATGTTCGACATGAAACGAGTGCTAACATCAACAATGGTTTGCCGTTCTTGCTCTGTCATATAAGGGGTTATGCGATCAACACGAACCACTTCCGATAATACTAATGCCGCGAAAGGTTGTTCGAAACCATTAGAGTCTATGCTTTTAGAGGTTAATATTGTTTGTAGTTTGTTTAATAAGGTATGGAGTGTTTTAATTTCAAGTTCATTGTTTCTTAGCCATGCGCTGTATGCTTGATAAACAATTTCATCACGTATTTTAGGGTCAGGGTGAGACAAACAATTAAGTAAGATAATCGCGAAATTATTGCGCTTTTTATCATCTTTGATAGTAAAGTCATTTGTTTTTAAAGACTTAAGATCTTCAGAGGTGATTTGTTGCTGACATTCATTAGCCAATCCGGTATGCGTAAAAAAAGTTAATGACGTAAGTAGAATTAAGGAGGTTATTTTCATTATTTTGCCTTAGTAGAATATGTTCGCTTGTGATAAGGCTAATACGAAAACTAGCTGACCAAGCAAGTTCTTCATTGTTTGTTAATTGCTGGCATGTTGTCAATGAATAAGAGGGAAAATTATTAAAGCTAATATCTTGACCTTATTAAGGTGTTATCTGTAAAAATAGTCTTTATAATCAGCCACAAAATTCAATAAAAAAAGCTAATTTGCTTCGTTTTACCTATGCATTATCTTCTTGTTGTTTTCATCGGTGCTTTTTTACTGTTTCAAGTACAGCCATTGATCGCTAAATTAATTTTACCGTATTTTGGTGGGGGAGCTGCTGTTTGGACAGCTTGCATGTTATTTTTTCAAGCTTTTTTATTAGCAGGTTATGGCTATAGTCATGCATTATCACGAATAAAATCGGTTAAACATCAAGTGATGCTTCATGTGATATTGTTGTTTATCAGTGTGATCACTCTTCCTATTGGTTTGTCTGAACAAGCTTTACTGAGCACCTATGATGACAGTCCCTTATTAAATATTTTATATCAATTAATGTTGTCTGTTGGCCTACCTTATTTTGTTTTATCGTCAACGGGTCCGTTGGTGCAAAATTGGTATGCTAGTAACCATCAAGGTAAAGCGCCTTATTTTCTATATTCATGGTCAAATGTTGCTTCTTTAATTGCGTTGTTAAGTTTTCCTTTTGTCATTGAACCGCAATTATCAGCTTCAATTCAATTAACTGTTTGGTCAGTGCTATATGGGCTATATGTGCTAGCTTTTATGGTTATATCGATTTCGACTTATCGAAATCATTTGATTTCGTCAATAGAATTAACACAAAATCTTGCTGGAGTGGGGATTGAAAATGGGGTTGCGCAGATTGATGTGCATACACATAGTTTTACATTAACGAATGCATTTTCTTGGGTTGCTTTGTCATCACTTGGGGTTATTTTTTTAGTGGCGACTACTAATGCAATCACACAAAATGTTGCGCCCATTCCGTTTCTTTGGATCTTACCTCTTTGTTTGTATCTGCTTAGTTTTATTATTTGTTTTCATAGTAACCGTTGGTACATTCGCTGGTATTGGTTGGTGTTGTTTGTATTAAGCAGTATTATTGCGATTTTTTTGTATTTCATCGGTTCTCAGTTTGATTTAATTACGCAAGTGATTCTCTATAGTTTTGTATTGCTTACTGCCTGCATGGTTTGTCATGGTGAGTTGGCGAAAACTAAGCCTGCGCCAAGGTATTTAACGCATTTTTATCTACTTATTGCACTGGGCGGTTTCCTTGGTTCGTTGTTTGTTGCCTTTATTGCCACGAATGTATTTCAACAGTTTCTTGAATTTCCATTAGCGTTTATTGGCTTACTATTGTTACTGACAATGGTGTATTGGCGAGAAAACTTGTCGACAAAATACATCATAGCGATGTCATTGTCAGCGGTGCTATGTGCTTCTCTATTCAGTGTGTTACTTAGTCGTTATCAACAAAATGATATTTTTCAGCAACGTAATTTTTATGGCATTTTAACGGTAAAAGATGTTGATGTTGCGGGTAAAACTGAACGTCGCCTTGTTGATGGAACAACATCACACGGTACACAATATCTTGATGAATCATTACAACAAATACCGTTAAGTTATTATCGTAAAGGCACAGGAGGTGCAATTGCGATTGAGCTCATGCAAAAGACAAAACAAACTGGGATCAATGTAGGGTTTGTCGGTTTAGGTGCTGGTGCGTTGGCAGCCTATGGTGAAAAAGAAGATCATTTCAGCTTTTTTGAATTAAACCCAGCAGTGATCGATGCAGCACAACGTTATTTTACTTTTTTAGCACATTCTAAAGCTCAAATTGAAGTGATAAAAGGGGATGCCCGTATTTCTATCGCGAAAAATAGAGCTCAACTGGTAAATAAACCCTTTGATGTATTGGTGTTAGATGCGTTTTCAGGTGACAGTATTCCTCAACATTTATTGACTGTAGAGGCGTTGAAGCTTTATCAGCAAGTGGTGAGCGAACAAGGGATCATTGCGATACATATTTCTAATAGTCATTTAAATTTATTGCCACTGATGAAAGGGCTTGCAGATAAGGTTCAATTGGAATTGGTGTATTTTCATACGGCAGGTAAACGTGCTGAAAGCCATGATACTGATTGGGTTTGGCTGACACAGAATAACAATTTAATAGATAACCCTGTCGTTAAGTTACAGAGTACGCGAGTAAAACTGTCATCGATAGAGCAAATAGTTTGGACTGATGATCACAGTCACTTAATGTCATTACTTAAATAATCAAAGCTATCGCAGGCATAAAGACTCTTATGCCTGCGAAATAATATTACCAATTACCTGTATTTTCCATATTTTGCCAAGGTTCTTTTGGTGGCAAAGCATCAC
The Thalassotalea hakodatensis genome window above contains:
- the galE gene encoding UDP-glucose 4-epimerase GalE; translation: MKILVTGGAGYIGSHTVLLLLTNGFEVVVLDNLMNASIESIRRVEHLTGKKVSFIKGDIQDKTALTSLFNEHAIDAVIHFAALKAVGESSTIPLEYYQNNVHGTLCLLEVMANLNINHFIFSSSATVYGGENAVPYEESMPLGEASSPYGASKVMIERVLKDLAQSNLDFRAVCLRYFNPIGAHESGQIGEDPKGIPNNLLPYVAQVAVGKRERLQVFGDDYSTQDGTCERDYLHVMDLAEGHVAAVNWLQKNSEFTGVEAFNLGTGKAVSVLSIIKAFEQASQQKVPYTIAPRRHGDLPAFWANAEKANKQLGWRATRDLTQMMTDTWRWQSNNPEGYPK
- a CDS encoding M1 family metallopeptidase, translating into MIKKTITLAALLVCTASLSAYGSVKQTKGSFEDKFRQLDEVLPTPNVYRNAAGEPGHQYWQQQVDYKINVTLDEEKRRLEGTEEIVYVNNSPDSLKYLWLQLDQNIFKQDSLSELSTTFRGNKASGGKISLSALRRQQFIGDSELGYTINNVKDGRGNTLNYVIVGTNMRIDLPKPLKPGQKTSFSLDFGFNIVEEDAVSARSGYEHFPDDAREGGNDIFLLAQWYPRLHAYTDYEAWTNKEFLGRGEFTLEFGDYEVNMTVPADHIVSSTGVLANPKQVLTKEQRKRLEKSKDAERIVFIVTEEEALENEKAGTDKTKTWKFKANNVRDFAWASSRKFMWDARGFKQDNDETPLVMAMSFYPKEGGDLWKKYSTESIIHTMDVYNRFSFDYPYPTAQSVNGPVGGMEYPMITFNGPRTELRDDGSRTYSQAEKRFLIGVVIHEIGHIYFPMVVNSDERQWTWMDEGLNSFLDGVAGREWDPMIPWGVEPRDITGYMKSSNQVPIMTQSDSVLRLGPNAYTKPAAALNILRETILGRELFDFAFKEYAQRWKFKRPTPSDFFRTMEEASGVDLDWFWRGWFYSTDHVDISLDRVYKLRMDTKDPDIDFARERQQELDKPKSLTDERNKAEGQKLWVERFSDITDFYDENDRFTVTNKERNKYQKFLKGLKDWEREVFTRAVKEDKNYYVLDFSNKGGLVMPIILELSFEDGSKEMMRIPAEIWRRTPKAVSKLIVTDKNKNLVGVTVDPRWETADVDVENNHYPRRIIPSRIESYKRKKSSAKVSRDIMHDIKTELKTDDDEKDQEKGN
- a CDS encoding DUF6702 family protein, which encodes MKFITKSLIICLFLFSNVIFAHQQKAAISTVLFNPNTENIEVSHRFYLHDAEHAVKHIFGKNADIIQSKQTQQRFFEYVMSRFSLKDDKGNTIDLGPVGFEVDGKFFWVYQETKQPVLLSGLTIEHTALRDIWPSQTNTVNVEGKGDVKTATFNGSVEVAKIEFH
- a CDS encoding transposase, with translation MARLPRIDLPNIPQHIIQRGNNRQACFYHEKDFKAYLNWLKYYSLKEDVAIHAWVLMTNHVHLLCTPKKPKAVSFMMQGLGRRYVQYFNYSHQRTGTLWEGRYKSCLVQNSNYLLEVYRYIELNPVRAGMVDNPTDYPWSSYQINALGKVSSLVSYHDQYLTLAQSDTERQV
- a CDS encoding CocE/NonD family hydrolase, with translation MFRKFILVVVLFITSTMTALAYDSSGDKRAEYIRENYAKYEYEVPMRDGKTLFTVVYTPYDVSKTYPVLMQRTPYSVGPYGVDKYRTRLGPSEAFEKEGFIFVFQDVRGRFRSEGEYDNMRPQNAYQRGKKATDDATDTYDSIEWLLNNLDNNNGKFGMWGVSYPGYYTSVASINAHPALKAISPQAPIADWFFDDFHRNGAFVLPMAFVFFDTFDNFPDEKHGYWPKGQDMATHDGYQFFLDLGPLSNVNKKYFKHKRPFWDALAAHPNYDDYWQSRDVLQHLGKTKPATLVVGGWYDTEDLYGPLETYQTMSQGNKKDNVQLVMGPWYHGQWNRGDGSKMGEADNGFNTSKWFQKHILLPFFTEHLKASDSANLAKATIFDTGANRWHRFDTWPPKAVRKQTLYLTAGESISKDKPTTKKSFSEYISDPNKPVPHSKAIGRGWDRPYMTEDQRFAARRPDVLIFETEPLKEDLTLSGNIELKLKFSTSQTAADLIVKLVDVFPAKSENSNKLDKKLGNRHELVRWGSIRGRFRDSMSDPKPFTANEVTPVNFELYDVMHTFKRGHKLQIMVQSSMFPFLDRNPQNYVDNIFKATEADFVKADHRIYHQADQASSIEISVLK
- a CDS encoding DUF883 C-terminal domain-containing protein, which translates into the protein MASQATKAQSENSESKTTKGNGSSPIANKLTESLHQSVDHLGEQAAKTEESLRKNATNSANSMKDKQVKVQSMWNQSAVGRYTQEHPVASAGIAFAAGMLLTSLLKRK
- a CDS encoding SRPBCC domain-containing protein, with amino-acid sequence MNVVIETTVNMPLSKTWHAWVTPEDIKCWNFANDDWCCPNAEIDFKEGGQFNYRMAAKDNSMAFDFSGEFSKIIAFEAINFTLNDGRTVSVEFIETDNGTTVKETFQTEDESTLEQQKQGWKMILNNFKKHVENK
- a CDS encoding DUF2785 domain-containing protein codes for the protein MKITSLILLTSLTFFTHTGLANECQQQITSEDLKSLKTNDFTIKDDKKRNNFAIILLNCLSHPDPKIRDEIVYQAYSAWLRNNELEIKTLHTLLNKLQTILTSKSIDSNGFEQPFAALVLSEVVRVDRITPYMTEQERQTIVDVSTRFMSNISDYRGFNEQEGWRHNVAHTADIFLQLALNKQVTKAQHQQILTAIKQQITPTNTFYTFGEPKRLAMPVVYIILQNKLSANEFANWLTSVTSPAPFENWQNVYQSEQGLAKLHNTRSFIHNLYAITSNSKNPKLKAIQASLQQALKRVD